In a single window of the Dysgonomonas mossii genome:
- a CDS encoding glycosyltransferase, with the protein MGENINNPKVSIIIPVYNTESFVEEAILSILNQTLSETEVIVVDDGSTDSSLEIIKTLADTDSRIKVFSQRNQGQSVARNLGLSIAKGEYIYFMDSDDILKKDTLACCYKKCNEEQLDFVFFDALNFGSENISFPLNYDRKGKINDHLIYRGPEILNILLDIKEYRVPLWLYFIKTSFIKENELLLQAGLSHEDQIFSAQIFYLAEKVGYIPEIFFMRRIRANSVMTSLFSIRNITSYFKIVRYLLKFVENKPQSIQELNAKTIKYIFDPAVYASHTLNFKERMSVAETCMLEFSKYISFKSWLVLLFPSFLTIKSYFKKLHSGRK; encoded by the coding sequence ATGGGTGAGAATATAAATAATCCAAAAGTAAGTATTATCATTCCTGTTTATAATACCGAGTCATTTGTTGAAGAGGCAATTCTGTCTATACTCAATCAAACGCTGAGTGAGACAGAAGTAATTGTTGTGGACGATGGCTCAACAGACAGCAGTCTCGAAATAATAAAAACACTCGCTGACACTGATTCTCGTATAAAAGTTTTTTCTCAAAGAAATCAAGGACAATCTGTAGCCCGTAATCTAGGACTAAGTATCGCAAAGGGGGAATATATTTACTTCATGGATAGTGACGACATACTGAAAAAAGACACCTTAGCATGTTGTTACAAAAAATGCAACGAAGAACAATTGGATTTTGTCTTTTTTGATGCCCTCAATTTTGGCAGCGAAAATATATCTTTTCCTCTAAATTACGACAGAAAAGGAAAAATCAACGATCACCTTATTTATAGAGGACCTGAGATACTCAACATACTGCTTGATATAAAAGAATACAGAGTTCCTTTATGGCTTTATTTCATTAAGACTTCTTTTATTAAAGAAAATGAGTTATTGTTGCAAGCCGGATTATCTCATGAAGACCAGATATTTTCAGCGCAAATATTTTATCTGGCTGAAAAAGTAGGATACATACCTGAAATATTTTTCATGAGGCGCATAAGAGCTAACTCTGTTATGACAAGTCTCTTCTCTATACGAAATATCACCTCTTATTTTAAAATAGTTAGATACCTATTAAAGTTTGTAGAAAACAAGCCTCAATCAATACAAGAACTGAATGCAAAGACGATAAAATACATATTTGATCCGGCTGTATACGCCTCTCATACTTTAAACTTCAAGGAACGTATGTCTGTAGCCGAAACCTGTATGTTAGAGTTTAGTAAATATATCTCGTTTAAAAGTTGGCTAGTACTTTTGTTCCCATCTTTTCTTACTATTAAATCTTATTTCAAAAAATTACATAGTGGGAGAAAATAA
- a CDS encoding acyltransferase, whose amino-acid sequence MNIQKVRILLENKPHLKKIVLNAVMHPIKTRPRLWVRFFQFIYIKKGKGSVIYRNVRKDITPFNKFVIDHHSVVESYSVLNNAVGDIFIGSNSRIGMSNTIIGPVSIGNNVNLAQNVVLSGLNHNYEDIEKNIDVQGVSKNLIKIENNVWIGANVVILAGITIGTHCCVGAGSVVTKNIPPYTIVAGNPARIIKKFDFQKKEWVRI is encoded by the coding sequence ATGAATATACAAAAGGTAAGGATCTTATTAGAAAATAAACCTCATTTAAAAAAGATAGTATTAAATGCGGTCATGCATCCGATTAAAACCAGACCTAGATTATGGGTTCGCTTTTTCCAATTCATATATATAAAAAAAGGCAAAGGAAGTGTTATATATAGAAATGTTCGTAAAGATATAACCCCATTTAATAAGTTTGTAATAGATCATCATTCAGTTGTCGAGTCTTACTCGGTATTAAATAATGCTGTAGGAGACATATTTATAGGAAGTAACAGCCGCATAGGTATGTCCAACACAATCATTGGACCTGTCTCTATCGGGAATAATGTTAATCTTGCCCAGAATGTTGTTCTTTCGGGCTTAAACCATAATTATGAGGATATAGAAAAAAATATCGATGTACAAGGAGTATCAAAAAATTTAATAAAAATAGAGAATAATGTATGGATTGGAGCTAATGTAGTAATTTTAGCGGGAATAACTATTGGCACTCATTGTTGTGTGGGAGCAGGTAGTGTAGTAACAAAAAATATACCTCCATACACTATAGTTGCTGGAAATCCGGCAAGAATTATAAAAAAGTTTGACTTTCAGAAAAAAGAATGGGTGAGAATATAA
- a CDS encoding glycosyltransferase family 4 protein: MKIAIEAQRIFRKKKHGMDIVILEALRELQRQDTFNEYYIFVAPGPDKCLEKTSNFHIVEVKCPSYILWEQIGLPRAVSKIKPNVVHCTSNTAPLFVNVPLIVTLHDIIFLEKKQSSNKSLYQNLGRIYRKLVVPQILSKSKKIITVSDFERENICKKTNIPPSQVVTIHNGYNKRFHYIPNYHNITKKYIEEDNYILFFGNTDPKKNTLRTIKAYALYLEKSDYKRPLLILDINKSIIEEILKEENIEHIKPFVHCPGYINNSDLPYIYNGAFVFIYPSLRESFGLPILESMGCGTPVIVSNTSAIPEVAGEGALYTDPYNEQDIANKLLLIENDEEKYQNLVEYGRLRVNSFSWEWTAKKLMNVYNSVL; this comes from the coding sequence ATGAAAATTGCAATTGAAGCACAGCGTATATTTCGGAAGAAGAAACACGGGATGGATATTGTCATCTTAGAAGCTTTGCGGGAATTACAGAGACAAGATACGTTTAATGAATATTATATATTCGTAGCTCCGGGACCTGACAAGTGTTTAGAAAAAACCTCAAACTTTCATATAGTAGAAGTAAAATGTCCGTCCTATATATTATGGGAGCAAATAGGACTGCCTCGTGCTGTATCTAAAATAAAACCCAATGTGGTGCACTGTACAAGTAATACCGCTCCCCTATTTGTAAATGTACCGTTGATAGTGACATTACATGATATAATATTTTTAGAAAAGAAACAAAGTTCCAATAAGTCCCTATACCAAAACCTAGGGCGGATATATAGAAAACTTGTTGTGCCTCAAATTTTATCGAAAAGCAAGAAAATTATTACCGTATCAGATTTTGAACGTGAGAATATTTGCAAAAAGACAAATATACCACCATCTCAAGTAGTCACTATTCACAATGGATACAATAAGCGGTTTCATTATATACCAAACTATCATAACATTACAAAAAAATATATAGAAGAGGATAACTACATTTTATTCTTTGGAAACACTGATCCTAAAAAAAATACGCTGCGAACAATAAAAGCTTATGCCTTATATCTGGAGAAATCCGATTATAAAAGACCTCTTTTAATTTTAGATATTAATAAATCTATCATTGAGGAAATCCTGAAGGAAGAAAACATAGAGCACATAAAGCCTTTTGTACATTGTCCCGGATATATAAATAATTCAGATCTACCATATATATACAATGGCGCATTTGTTTTTATTTACCCATCTTTGAGAGAAAGCTTTGGCCTTCCAATCTTGGAGTCGATGGGCTGTGGAACCCCTGTTATTGTATCCAATACATCTGCTATTCCCGAAGTAGCAGGCGAAGGAGCTTTATATACAGATCCATATAACGAACAAGATATTGCCAATAAGCTGCTACTTATTGAAAATGACGAAGAAAAATATCAAAATTTAGTTGAATACGGAAGATTAAGAGTAAATTCGTTTTCGTGGGAATGGACGGCTAAAAAACTGATGAATGTATATAACTCTGTATTATGA
- a CDS encoding glycosyltransferase: protein MNIINIVDSILFALMLFSVLYLLLFAIASLKKRKIHYPETENKLKYVILFPAYKEDKVIVSSVTSFLAQEYPKSHFDIVVISDQLKDETNEELSQLTVDLLFANYKDSTKAKALIFALDNLSKDDYDAVVIIDADNTVSPNFLNEINKAFSFGIRALQVHRIAKEPETDMAILDAASEEINNSFFRRGHIRLGLSSALSGSGMAFEYKWFKKNIKNISSVGEDKELELQLLRQGIYIDYLEDVFAYDQKVQNQQVFYNQRRRWMASQYENLVRGMKYISEALTTGNIDLCNKLIQWAMLPRLILLGLIFVVAVLFLFINIFWAIKWWILLMFMCLSLAIAIPDEMVNERLIKILRKLPKLFILMVINLFRMKGAKKKFIHTEH, encoded by the coding sequence ATGAACATCATTAATATAGTTGATTCAATATTATTTGCATTGATGTTATTTTCTGTTTTGTACCTTCTTCTATTTGCAATAGCTTCGCTAAAAAAAAGAAAGATACATTATCCTGAAACAGAAAACAAACTCAAATATGTTATTCTTTTCCCTGCATACAAAGAAGATAAGGTTATAGTATCATCTGTAACCTCCTTCCTTGCTCAGGAATATCCTAAAAGTCATTTCGATATTGTTGTTATCTCGGATCAACTGAAAGATGAAACAAACGAAGAACTATCTCAGTTAACTGTTGATCTACTCTTTGCTAATTACAAAGACAGCACAAAAGCAAAAGCTTTAATTTTCGCGCTTGATAATCTAAGTAAAGATGATTATGATGCTGTAGTAATAATAGATGCAGACAATACGGTAAGTCCTAATTTTTTGAATGAAATAAATAAAGCTTTTTCCTTTGGTATAAGAGCCCTGCAAGTTCATCGTATAGCAAAAGAGCCGGAGACTGATATGGCTATCTTGGATGCTGCAAGCGAAGAGATAAACAATTCTTTTTTCAGAAGAGGGCATATACGGTTAGGACTATCATCTGCACTCAGCGGTTCAGGGATGGCCTTCGAATACAAATGGTTTAAAAAGAATATTAAAAACATATCTTCTGTGGGAGAAGACAAAGAATTAGAACTACAGTTATTACGACAAGGTATATATATAGATTATTTGGAAGATGTATTTGCCTATGATCAGAAAGTACAGAATCAACAGGTCTTTTACAATCAAAGACGAAGATGGATGGCTTCTCAATACGAAAATTTGGTAAGAGGGATGAAATATATTTCAGAGGCTCTGACAACAGGAAATATCGATTTATGTAATAAACTTATACAATGGGCTATGCTTCCTCGGCTGATCTTATTGGGATTGATATTCGTTGTTGCAGTTTTATTCTTATTTATTAATATATTTTGGGCTATAAAATGGTGGATATTGTTAATGTTTATGTGCTTATCTTTAGCCATTGCTATTCCGGATGAGATGGTTAATGAACGTTTGATAAAAATACTCAGGAAATTGCCGAAACTGTTTATTTTGATGGTTATAAATCTATTCCGAATGAAAGGCGCAAAAAAGAAATTTATACATACAGAACATTGA
- a CDS encoding glycosyltransferase family 2 protein, whose product MNDIYISIITVNYNGMNDTCHMIDSLMQHLSKVSYEIIIVDNASLKNEITEIQAKYKNIHCIKSDSNLGFAGGNNLGIMQAKGKYVLLLNNDTYINDDSLLSLAEFLDSNTTVGAVSPKIKFADSNIIQFAGYTDLSQVTLRNSLIGFGETDLGQYDTPAKSPFLHGAAMMLRRDIIKKVGLMSEIYFLYYEELDWCEQIKKNGFELWYNPQAVVFHKESRSVGQNSPLRCYYMTRNRLLYAWRNRKGLIRLIAILYQFLIANPKGIFTYIFNGRFDLVRASIRGMISFTNMRKTL is encoded by the coding sequence ATGAATGATATCTATATATCTATAATAACCGTCAACTATAATGGAATGAATGATACATGCCATATGATAGATAGCTTAATGCAACATCTATCAAAAGTATCGTATGAAATCATTATAGTGGATAATGCTTCTTTAAAAAATGAAATCACCGAGATACAAGCAAAATATAAAAACATACATTGTATAAAAAGTGATTCGAACTTAGGTTTTGCTGGAGGCAATAACTTGGGCATAATGCAGGCTAAGGGGAAATACGTCTTATTATTGAATAATGATACATATATTAATGATGATTCATTATTAAGTCTCGCAGAGTTCTTAGATTCAAACACAACTGTAGGAGCTGTTTCTCCTAAAATAAAATTTGCAGATTCCAACATTATTCAGTTTGCAGGCTATACCGATTTATCTCAAGTCACATTGAGAAATAGTCTGATTGGTTTTGGAGAGACTGATTTAGGTCAATATGATACACCGGCTAAGTCTCCATTCCTGCATGGAGCAGCAATGATGCTTAGGCGAGACATTATAAAAAAAGTAGGTCTAATGTCTGAAATATATTTTTTATATTACGAGGAATTAGACTGGTGCGAGCAAATAAAGAAGAATGGATTTGAGTTGTGGTATAACCCTCAGGCTGTAGTATTTCATAAAGAAAGCCGGAGTGTAGGACAAAATAGTCCTTTGCGATGTTATTATATGACACGTAATAGATTATTGTATGCATGGAGAAATAGGAAAGGCTTGATTCGATTAATAGCTATACTATATCAATTTCTTATAGCCAATCCTAAAGGAATTTTTACCTATATATTCAACGGGCGCTTCGATTTAGTTCGAGCTTCTATAAGGGGAATGATTAGTTTTACTAACATGAGAAAAACTTTATGA
- a CDS encoding O-antigen ligase family protein, whose amino-acid sequence MEILNPYTTIELWMTSVRGLGFYLFLFVVVTTALFKHYKEVKQILLLWGILTILAVLKAVIQKFIGFDWAENHWLYLEDGARTHIIYSGIRYFSFFTDAANFGCSMALSMVVFSISALYIKSKKLKVFFIIVAILAGYGMLISGTRTVLAILFAGYATFILISKLGKVIIGGTFLILSLFIFLNFTNIGQGNADIRRMRTAFHGTEDASFNVRVENQKKMQEFMPAHPFGIGIGKAKHTDSKDHMYGLATDSSLIYVWIETGIVGLILFISIFLFVLGRGIYDVLFRIKNKELKGIMSALIAGLSGILIASYGNEVLQQFPTGPILYICMTFIMMGRYFDKEIENKEAENSKLSSENEYNSN is encoded by the coding sequence ATGGAGATTTTAAACCCATATACAACAATTGAGCTTTGGATGACTTCAGTAAGAGGTTTGGGATTTTATTTATTCTTATTTGTAGTTGTTACCACGGCTTTATTCAAACACTATAAAGAAGTGAAACAAATACTGCTTTTATGGGGAATCCTCACTATTTTGGCTGTTTTAAAGGCTGTTATTCAAAAATTTATAGGATTTGATTGGGCTGAAAATCATTGGCTCTATCTTGAAGACGGAGCAAGAACACATATTATTTATTCGGGCATACGATATTTTTCATTTTTCACTGATGCTGCTAACTTTGGGTGTAGTATGGCTTTATCTATGGTTGTATTCTCAATAAGTGCATTATATATCAAGAGTAAAAAGTTAAAAGTTTTTTTCATTATTGTAGCTATATTAGCTGGATATGGCATGCTGATATCGGGAACCAGAACGGTTTTAGCGATATTATTTGCAGGATATGCAACCTTTATTTTAATATCAAAGCTCGGTAAAGTTATTATTGGTGGAACTTTTCTTATATTATCCTTATTTATTTTTCTCAATTTCACCAATATTGGTCAGGGTAATGCAGATATACGTCGCATGAGAACAGCTTTTCATGGCACCGAAGATGCGTCTTTCAATGTTAGGGTTGAAAATCAAAAAAAAATGCAGGAGTTCATGCCTGCCCATCCATTTGGAATTGGTATAGGAAAGGCTAAGCACACAGATTCAAAAGATCACATGTATGGTTTAGCGACAGATTCTTCTCTTATATATGTATGGATAGAAACAGGTATTGTAGGCCTCATTCTTTTCATTTCTATTTTTCTATTTGTACTAGGAAGAGGTATATATGATGTGTTGTTTCGTATCAAAAATAAAGAACTTAAAGGCATAATGAGTGCCTTAATAGCCGGGCTCTCCGGAATTTTAATTGCATCTTATGGCAATGAGGTACTACAACAGTTCCCTACCGGGCCAATTTTATATATATGTATGACATTTATTATGATGGGGCGGTATTTTGACAAAGAGATAGAAAACAAAGAAGCCGAAAATAGCAAGTTATCTTCAGAAAACGAATATAACTCTAATTAA
- a CDS encoding GumC family protein has translation MQQIRCVYTFINKIKWWLLIVPLLISGLVILYTRNLNLEYGVETTIFTGVVSGYGLDPEQPTTQNWNILNNTLENIINIVTSKETLKDVALRLYVQDMIHGNAEKDNTYIKASNYRKLLSITPKEVQALIDKKSEEKTLENILAYEKSDPTNFIYGLLNWHHPHYSYEALSKISVKKLGSSDMLQITYSANDPGIAYNTLVILNQAYEKKYQDIQFGTTNNVILYLEKELAKVSAELKNGEDSLTNYNIENRVINYDEQTKQVAAYDKDIQLIYQDALLRYSSSKALIAHLESKIAENLASIKNNSEFVAKLNTISQLRSKIAEIEPFYKDTLVSPTNQRQINRYKADLKTAEGDLHVIMNTLSNQKYTKDGYPTSNFVSQWLDEVLKNEKASAELAVLERRRSELDQEYLHFSPIGSTIKRKERSIDFLERSYLSILSSLNTARLRLKSLEMNSASLKVLNEPTFPLLSKPTKRKAIVLGSYVSSFIFILGLFLLKELFDRRLLDKMRTEHITLGKVLAVFPEEGKLGKRIFRKSYEETCILLLGNNLLNYFASEKPSIINFFSISPGVQKTYIANALSDYWKSIGLSVKNIDWKKDFSNSSKSYLLVNKLSDLDIDVVNNDVVIVEYPSIKENPIPKNLLQTATFNLILLDAKKQWTGSDQLIFDEITRLSKEVPIMILLTNVSHTVVENITGLKPLKKELEANN, from the coding sequence ATGCAACAAATAAGATGTGTATATACGTTCATCAATAAAATAAAATGGTGGTTGTTGATTGTACCGTTGCTAATATCTGGTTTAGTTATTTTATATACGAGAAATCTCAACCTCGAGTATGGTGTAGAAACTACCATTTTTACCGGAGTTGTCTCCGGTTATGGACTAGACCCTGAACAACCAACAACACAAAACTGGAATATCTTAAATAACACTTTAGAAAATATAATAAATATTGTAACTTCTAAAGAAACATTGAAAGATGTTGCACTCAGGCTTTATGTACAAGATATGATACATGGTAATGCGGAAAAAGATAATACTTACATCAAAGCCTCCAATTACAGGAAACTTTTAAGTATAACCCCGAAAGAAGTCCAGGCCCTTATAGATAAAAAATCAGAAGAAAAAACGCTCGAAAATATTCTTGCTTACGAAAAGTCTGATCCTACGAATTTTATATATGGATTACTAAATTGGCATCATCCACACTATAGTTATGAGGCATTAAGCAAGATCTCGGTAAAGAAACTGGGAAGCAGTGATATGCTACAAATAACATATTCGGCAAATGATCCGGGCATAGCATACAATACTTTGGTAATACTAAATCAAGCGTATGAGAAAAAGTATCAGGATATCCAGTTCGGAACAACCAATAATGTTATTCTTTATCTGGAAAAAGAACTTGCTAAAGTTAGTGCGGAACTTAAAAACGGAGAAGATTCTCTAACTAATTACAATATCGAGAACCGTGTTATTAACTACGATGAACAAACAAAACAGGTAGCAGCTTATGATAAAGATATTCAGTTGATATATCAGGATGCCTTGCTCAGATACAGTAGCTCTAAGGCATTAATTGCTCATCTTGAAAGTAAGATAGCCGAAAACTTAGCATCAATAAAAAACAACTCTGAGTTTGTCGCCAAACTCAATACGATATCTCAATTACGCAGTAAAATTGCAGAGATAGAACCATTCTACAAAGATACTCTGGTTAGTCCTACAAATCAAAGACAGATTAACCGGTATAAGGCCGATCTAAAAACGGCGGAAGGTGACCTTCATGTAATTATGAATACATTGAGTAATCAAAAATATACAAAGGATGGCTACCCTACATCAAATTTTGTATCTCAATGGCTTGACGAAGTATTGAAAAATGAAAAAGCTTCTGCAGAACTTGCAGTATTGGAAAGGAGACGCTCAGAATTAGATCAGGAATATCTTCATTTCTCACCAATAGGCTCTACAATAAAGCGGAAAGAAAGAAGTATCGACTTTCTAGAACGTTCTTATCTATCAATTTTATCAAGCCTTAATACGGCTCGATTAAGATTAAAAAGCTTAGAAATGAACTCAGCTTCATTGAAAGTACTCAATGAGCCTACATTTCCACTATTGTCAAAGCCAACAAAAAGAAAAGCTATCGTTTTAGGATCTTATGTCTCCAGTTTTATATTTATACTTGGACTATTCTTATTAAAAGAATTATTTGACAGGAGATTATTGGATAAAATGCGAACTGAACACATTACTTTAGGTAAAGTGTTAGCAGTATTTCCAGAAGAAGGAAAATTAGGTAAAAGAATATTCAGAAAATCTTATGAAGAAACCTGTATACTCCTATTAGGAAATAACTTATTAAATTACTTCGCATCTGAAAAGCCTAGTATAATAAACTTCTTCAGTATCTCTCCAGGGGTTCAAAAAACATATATAGCAAATGCTTTATCGGATTATTGGAAAAGCATAGGTTTATCCGTAAAAAATATTGATTGGAAGAAAGATTTCTCTAACTCTTCAAAAAGCTATCTATTAGTCAACAAATTATCCGATCTGGATATAGATGTAGTTAATAACGATGTCGTGATTGTTGAATATCCTTCAATAAAAGAAAATCCAATACCTAAAAACTTGTTACAGACAGCTACTTTTAATTTGATATTACTCGACGCAAAAAAACAATGGACAGGAAGCGATCAATTAATTTTTGATGAAATAACAAGACTTTCAAAAGAAGTTCCGATTATGATTCTATTAACAAATGTAAGTCATACAGTAGTAGAAAATATAACCGGGCTAAAACCTCTTAAAAAAGAACTCGAAGCCAATAATTAA
- a CDS encoding TolC family protein yields the protein MKLKLVIITFFLFSCSISLLAQDITELKPKDYLDFQLPPISVLYENAKASPILSYYEKKKQANKSLMDSEKKRWLNFIKLVTNYQYGIIGNNTTFSDTNTPIFYQYSGNKQSWYNFGVSVAIPLDDLFDRKNKVRKQRMDMEATEFEKEKWYDEQKIRIATMYSLAMRDLALIRIKSEALLFTEAQLKLSEDDFINGKISVQDLGRQKSAYTTAASEYEVTKADLNSSLLQLEILAKTKIISK from the coding sequence ATGAAACTAAAACTAGTCATCATTACATTTTTCCTATTCTCTTGTAGTATCTCTCTGCTAGCTCAAGATATAACAGAGTTAAAGCCTAAAGATTATCTAGACTTTCAGCTACCACCGATATCTGTTCTATACGAAAACGCCAAAGCTAGTCCTATTCTCAGCTATTATGAGAAAAAGAAGCAAGCAAATAAAAGTTTGATGGATTCCGAAAAAAAAAGATGGTTGAATTTTATTAAACTAGTTACCAACTATCAATATGGAATAATAGGTAACAATACTACTTTTTCGGATACAAACACACCAATATTTTATCAATACTCTGGTAATAAACAAAGCTGGTATAACTTTGGTGTCTCTGTAGCCATCCCATTAGATGACCTTTTTGATAGAAAGAATAAGGTAAGAAAACAAAGGATGGATATGGAAGCAACAGAGTTTGAGAAAGAAAAATGGTATGATGAACAAAAAATCCGTATAGCAACAATGTACAGTCTTGCTATGAGAGACTTAGCATTAATAAGAATCAAATCTGAAGCTCTACTATTTACTGAAGCTCAATTGAAGCTAAGCGAAGACGATTTTATTAATGGTAAGATATCTGTTCAAGACCTTGGGCGACAAAAATCTGCATATACAACAGCAGCATCAGAATATGAGGTAACCAAAGCAGATTTAAACTCCTCTCTACTTCAACTTGAGATATTGGCAAAAACTAAAATTATATCTAAATAA
- a CDS encoding sugar transferase, which yields MTFIIYIGSNKEYINHFQELLQENIVIVKNKEEAGIILKELPSNKIQPLLYEKINPDVDKVNIAYLKKKFKNLYIILVTKKIGKEETSIYIEAGANNTISPYADSDVFKAITNFISKNEILNKKERKEKNKVDEVFTIPKGKRIFDIIISLSALIVLSPFLILIMVLIKLESRGPILYKSKRVGSNFYIFNFLKFRSMYIDAEERLSSYLSMNQYTKESKEKTSEVSATNSDIINDDTVLVSDDYEISEHEYLNKKKEKKDTTFFKIAHDPRVTKMGRFMRKYSIDEIPQLINILKGDMSIVGNRPLPLYEAELLTGDEYIERFIAPAGLTGLWQVERRGGEGKMSAEERKQLDIYYAHNYSIWLDCKIIFKTFFSFIQKEDA from the coding sequence ATGACTTTTATTATATATATAGGTAGTAATAAAGAATATATCAATCATTTTCAAGAGTTATTACAAGAAAATATAGTTATAGTCAAAAATAAAGAAGAGGCTGGTATTATATTGAAAGAATTACCCTCAAATAAAATCCAGCCTCTTTTATATGAAAAAATTAATCCTGATGTAGATAAGGTTAATATTGCATACCTGAAAAAGAAATTCAAAAATCTATATATAATTCTCGTTACCAAAAAAATAGGAAAAGAAGAAACTAGTATATATATAGAGGCAGGAGCAAATAATACTATTTCTCCGTATGCCGATTCAGATGTATTTAAAGCAATCACTAATTTTATATCTAAAAATGAAATTCTGAATAAAAAAGAAAGAAAAGAAAAGAATAAGGTTGATGAAGTATTTACAATACCTAAAGGTAAACGTATATTTGACATAATTATTTCACTTTCAGCTCTTATCGTTCTATCTCCATTCTTGATTTTAATTATGGTCTTAATCAAGCTTGAAAGTAGAGGACCTATTTTATATAAGTCTAAAAGAGTTGGGAGCAACTTTTACATTTTCAATTTCTTGAAATTCCGATCTATGTATATAGATGCCGAGGAGCGCCTCTCTAGTTATCTATCAATGAATCAGTACACCAAAGAATCGAAAGAAAAAACATCGGAAGTAAGCGCAACAAACTCTGATATTATCAATGATGATACGGTACTAGTTTCAGACGATTACGAAATATCAGAACATGAATATCTAAATAAGAAAAAAGAGAAAAAAGATACAACCTTTTTTAAAATAGCACACGACCCCAGAGTCACAAAAATGGGTAGATTTATGAGAAAATATAGTATCGATGAAATCCCCCAACTGATAAATATATTAAAAGGAGATATGTCAATAGTAGGCAATAGACCTTTACCTCTTTATGAAGCAGAACTATTGACCGGAGATGAATATATTGAACGCTTTATAGCTCCGGCAGGATTAACCGGGCTATGGCAAGTAGAAAGGCGCGGAGGAGAGGGCAAGATGTCAGCAGAAGAAAGAAAACAGCTGGATATATATTATGCTCACAATTACTCCATATGGCTTGATTGCAAGATTATTTTTAAAACATTTTTCTCATTTATACAAAAAGAAGATGCTTAA
- a CDS encoding response regulator: protein MMQRILIIDDKEAIAKVIANYFREDYECIYFENPLKAIQWLEQNSIPDLIILDLRMPFMTGEEFLAYIKKNELFKSIPVVILSSEDNSINRIRLLENGAEDFILKPFNPMELKVRLKKILK, encoded by the coding sequence ATAATGCAAAGAATATTAATTATTGATGATAAAGAAGCTATAGCCAAAGTTATAGCTAACTATTTTAGAGAGGACTATGAATGTATTTATTTTGAGAATCCATTAAAAGCAATTCAATGGTTAGAGCAAAATTCGATACCGGATTTGATTATCCTGGATTTGAGAATGCCTTTCATGACCGGTGAAGAGTTTTTGGCATATATCAAAAAAAATGAGCTCTTTAAATCTATCCCCGTGGTTATCCTTTCTAGTGAAGATAACAGTATCAATCGAATTCGATTATTAGAAAATGGAGCGGAAGATTTTATATTGAAACCCTTTAACCCGATGGAGTTAAAAGTTAGACTAAAAAAAATCCTTAAATGA